One stretch of Nitrosococcus watsonii C-113 DNA includes these proteins:
- a CDS encoding PstS family phosphate ABC transporter substrate-binding protein, translating to MQIRTLIGVLGPVLGVLLAGNGMAANSLDPNLTEYNKASGVAGTLSSVGSDTLANLMTLWAEEFKKLYPSVNIQVQAAGSSTAPPALTENTANIGPMSRKMKGNEVEAFENKYGYKPTPIRVAIDALAVYVNKDNPIEKITLPQVDAIFSATRKCGYPEDIKVWGDLGLGGEWLHRRIQLFGRNSVSGTYGYFKKAALCKGDFKNTVNEQPGSASVVQGVTKSINGIGYSGIGYQTSGVRALPLATKTGAPSVEATAENAVKGQYPLTRFLYVYVNKHPNEPLLPLEQEFIKMVLSKVGQRVVIKDGYIPLTAPIAAKDLAKIGVKGLGTAN from the coding sequence ATGCAGATTAGAACGCTGATTGGAGTTCTAGGGCCTGTTTTGGGTGTACTGCTTGCCGGCAACGGCATGGCTGCTAATTCGCTGGACCCCAACCTTACGGAATACAACAAAGCCAGCGGTGTGGCTGGTACCCTATCCAGTGTTGGCTCCGATACGTTGGCTAATCTAATGACTCTGTGGGCGGAAGAGTTTAAAAAACTTTATCCGAGTGTGAATATTCAAGTTCAGGCTGCTGGCTCTTCAACAGCTCCCCCCGCACTGACTGAAAATACTGCCAATATTGGTCCCATGAGTCGGAAAATGAAGGGTAATGAGGTAGAAGCCTTCGAAAACAAATATGGTTATAAGCCGACCCCCATCCGGGTAGCTATTGATGCCTTGGCCGTTTATGTTAACAAGGATAATCCCATCGAGAAAATCACCCTGCCCCAGGTAGATGCGATTTTTTCCGCTACTCGCAAATGTGGTTACCCGGAAGATATCAAGGTTTGGGGAGATTTGGGTTTAGGGGGCGAGTGGCTTCATCGCCGCATCCAACTTTTTGGCCGCAATTCGGTTTCAGGCACTTATGGCTACTTTAAGAAAGCTGCCCTCTGCAAAGGTGATTTCAAGAATACGGTCAACGAGCAGCCAGGTTCTGCCTCGGTGGTTCAGGGGGTGACCAAATCGATTAATGGGATTGGCTACTCTGGTATCGGTTATCAGACTTCTGGGGTACGTGCGCTTCCCCTTGCGACCAAGACGGGCGCGCCCTCCGTGGAGGCAACCGCGGAAAACGCAGTGAAGGGACAGTATCCCCTGACGCGCTTTCTTTACGTCTATGTCAACAAGCATCCCAATGAACCTTTGTTGCCGCTAGAGCAGGAGTTTATCAAAATGGTACTCTCCAAAGTGGGTCAAAGAGTGGTGATTAAAGATGGTTATATTCCGTTGACCGCCCCGATTGCGGCTAAGGATCTCGCTAAAATTGGAGTAAAGGGGTTAGGAACTGCTAATTAA
- a CDS encoding ABC transporter permease subunit, with amino-acid sequence MVAKASETEEQVVPSPHSPVAIRRRRWRNIKDHLARYCIAAGGVSVIIAIVLIFFYLLYVVIPLFRPAQLEPAAQYPAPGDNGANTLHLALNEYNDMGLRLTEQGQAVFFSTEEGKVVLETPLPFPNPKEAAVTSFAAGDPAGKVIVYGLSNGHALLARHAYRVSYPDNVRTITPRLEYPLDKALLAVDPKGQPLRLISAQSDEDQTTIAAVTTDGRLVLVSFTAQQSFLDDEITVEQTTASLDLSPLQATHLVLDEQQEELYVADSEGYINYYQLRDKETPHLVQRVKAVSEEVRITALSFLAGGISLLVGDSSGQIAQWFPVRNEGNHYTLEQIRTFNTQQAPIMAIASEHARKGFLAVDSSGQVGVYHTTAHQTLRVANISKAPLVTVAIAPRADGMLASDSQGKIYFLKIENPHPEVSWQALWGKVWYESRDKPEFLWQSSSASDDFEPKFSLTPLTFGTFKAAFYAMLFAVPLAILGALYTAYFMSAKMRGLVKPTIEIMEALPTVILGFLAGLWLAPLVEDNLPGVFAFLLLLPVGVFMAAYLWRCLPSWVRQWVPEGWEAALLLPVVVGLGILAAALSQPLEVALFNGNMPQWLSTHLGIAYDQRNSLVVGFAMGFAVIPTIFSISEDAIFSVPKQLTFGSLALGATPWQTLVRVVLLTASPGIFSAVMIGLGRAVGETMIVLMATGNTPIMDFNPFQGFRALSANIAVEMPESEVDSTHYRILFLAALVLFMVTFVFNTLAEIVRQRLRKKYSSL; translated from the coding sequence ATGGTTGCTAAAGCTTCAGAGACGGAAGAGCAGGTGGTTCCTTCCCCCCATTCGCCGGTGGCCATACGCCGCCGTCGCTGGCGTAACATCAAGGATCACTTAGCACGCTATTGCATTGCTGCCGGTGGTGTTAGCGTTATTATTGCCATCGTACTGATTTTCTTTTACCTCTTGTACGTGGTGATCCCCCTGTTTCGTCCTGCTCAGCTAGAGCCCGCTGCCCAGTATCCAGCCCCTGGGGACAATGGGGCGAATACGCTTCACTTAGCCTTGAATGAATATAACGATATGGGCTTACGCTTGACTGAGCAAGGGCAAGCGGTCTTCTTCTCTACTGAGGAGGGCAAGGTGGTTTTAGAAACCCCATTGCCCTTTCCCAATCCCAAGGAGGCAGCCGTGACTAGCTTTGCCGCCGGCGATCCGGCCGGCAAGGTAATCGTCTATGGTCTATCCAATGGCCACGCCCTGCTGGCGCGCCATGCCTACCGCGTCTCCTATCCTGACAATGTACGCACTATTACGCCCCGATTAGAATACCCCCTTGATAAAGCCCTGTTGGCGGTGGACCCTAAGGGGCAGCCCTTGCGCCTTATTAGTGCTCAATCGGATGAGGATCAGACTACCATCGCCGCAGTGACCACAGATGGACGCTTGGTTTTAGTCAGTTTTACCGCACAGCAGTCCTTTCTCGATGATGAAATTACCGTTGAACAGACGACTGCCTCGCTAGATCTGTCTCCGCTGCAAGCGACGCATTTAGTGCTGGATGAGCAGCAAGAGGAATTATATGTGGCGGACTCGGAGGGTTATATTAATTACTATCAGCTCCGTGACAAGGAAACGCCGCACCTAGTGCAGCGGGTAAAGGCGGTTTCAGAAGAAGTTCGGATAACCGCCTTGTCTTTTCTTGCGGGCGGTATTTCTCTCCTGGTAGGGGATTCTTCCGGCCAGATTGCCCAATGGTTCCCGGTGCGCAATGAAGGCAATCATTATACTTTGGAACAAATCCGCACCTTCAATACTCAACAGGCACCCATTATGGCCATTGCCTCCGAGCATGCCCGGAAAGGTTTCTTGGCGGTGGATTCTTCTGGTCAGGTGGGTGTTTATCATACTACGGCTCACCAAACGCTGCGGGTTGCAAACATCAGCAAGGCCCCGCTGGTAACAGTAGCTATTGCGCCCCGGGCCGATGGGATGCTAGCCAGCGACTCTCAGGGCAAGATTTATTTCTTGAAGATAGAGAATCCGCATCCTGAGGTCTCTTGGCAAGCGCTATGGGGGAAAGTCTGGTATGAAAGCCGGGATAAGCCTGAGTTTCTCTGGCAATCCTCATCTGCGAGCGATGATTTCGAGCCAAAATTTAGCCTGACACCACTCACGTTTGGTACCTTCAAGGCTGCTTTTTATGCCATGTTATTCGCTGTTCCACTGGCCATTTTAGGGGCGCTTTATACCGCTTATTTTATGAGCGCCAAGATGCGCGGGCTGGTCAAGCCCACCATCGAAATCATGGAGGCCCTTCCCACGGTTATTCTCGGTTTTTTAGCGGGTCTTTGGCTGGCGCCTTTGGTCGAGGATAATCTCCCAGGGGTCTTTGCTTTCTTGTTGCTATTGCCCGTGGGAGTCTTTATGGCTGCTTATTTATGGCGCTGCTTGCCTAGCTGGGTGCGCCAATGGGTTCCCGAGGGTTGGGAAGCCGCCTTGCTTCTTCCCGTGGTAGTGGGGCTAGGGATTCTTGCCGCGGCGCTAAGCCAGCCGCTGGAAGTGGCTTTGTTTAATGGCAATATGCCCCAGTGGCTCAGCACCCACCTGGGGATTGCTTATGATCAGCGTAATTCCCTCGTGGTCGGGTTTGCCATGGGATTTGCCGTCATACCGACGATTTTTTCCATCTCCGAAGATGCTATTTTCAGTGTCCCCAAGCAGCTCACTTTTGGTTCCTTGGCGCTGGGTGCTACTCCTTGGCAGACTCTGGTGAGGGTGGTGCTTTTGACCGCAAGTCCCGGTATTTTCTCTGCGGTAATGATTGGTCTTGGCAGGGCAGTAGGCGAGACCATGATCGTCTTAATGGCGACGGGCAATACTCCTATTATGGATTTTAATCCTTTCCAAGGCTTCCGCGCCTTGTCCGCGAATATTGCGGTGGAGATGCCTGAGTCCGAGGTTGATAGTACCCACTACCGTATTTTGTTTCTTGCCGCGTTAGTATTATTTATGGTGACTTTCGTTTTTAATACGCTCGCTGAGATCGTGCGCCAGCGGCTACGAAAAAAATACAGCAGCTTGTAG